In one Desulfoferula mesophila genomic region, the following are encoded:
- a CDS encoding MBL fold metallo-hydrolase: MSSQIPRPIQLSDNLYQLGTMAFPVYLSLGRVAMLIEGGTGATAEIIARQVQMLGIDPGRIAYMALTHTHADHIGAVPRLRRLWPGMKILAGPKAAEMLAHPKHVERFLPADRMISKILLGQGVIDEMPPMLEDYDFRVDAVLGEGARIDLGEGVVWHILLTPGHSPCHVAYFEERDGVVALGDLAGYCDFEREIIWPNYFHSLEEYCLSMQKLAILPGKLALLSHNGSANLLERPLLEQAVAATLEYHHRLLERLGAGESLEELCQEQAAWVYSYAPIASVKAIEFLVGQLCGQSRRMATLNQGPELGWSLAGGQEAGASAGA, from the coding sequence ATGTCATCCCAGATACCCCGGCCCATCCAGTTGAGCGACAACCTGTACCAACTGGGCACCATGGCCTTTCCGGTCTACTTGTCCCTGGGCCGGGTGGCCATGCTCATCGAGGGCGGCACCGGGGCCACGGCCGAGATCATCGCCCGCCAAGTCCAGATGCTGGGCATCGACCCCGGGCGCATCGCCTACATGGCCCTGACCCACACCCACGCCGACCACATCGGCGCGGTGCCCCGCCTGCGGCGGCTGTGGCCGGGCATGAAGATCCTGGCCGGTCCCAAGGCGGCCGAGATGCTGGCCCACCCCAAGCACGTGGAGCGCTTCTTGCCCGCCGACCGCATGATAAGCAAGATATTGCTGGGCCAGGGGGTGATCGATGAGATGCCGCCAATGCTGGAGGACTACGACTTCCGGGTGGACGCGGTGTTGGGCGAGGGGGCGCGCATCGACCTGGGTGAGGGGGTGGTGTGGCATATCCTGCTCACCCCCGGCCACTCGCCCTGCCATGTGGCCTACTTCGAGGAACGCGACGGGGTGGTGGCCCTGGGCGACCTGGCTGGTTACTGCGATTTCGAGCGGGAGATCATCTGGCCCAACTACTTCCATTCCCTGGAGGAGTACTGCCTGAGCATGCAGAAGCTGGCCATCCTGCCCGGCAAGCTGGCTCTCTTGAGTCACAACGGCTCGGCCAACCTATTGGAGCGGCCGCTATTGGAGCAGGCCGTGGCCGCCACCCTGGAGTATCACCACCGCCTGCTGGAGCGCCTGGGCGCGGGCGAGAGCCTGGAAGAGCTGTGCCAAGAGCAGGCCGCTTGGGTGTACTCATACGCGCCCATCGCCTCGGTAAAGGCCATCGAGTTTTTGGTGGGCCAGCTCTGCGGCCAGAGCCGGCGCATGGCCACGCTGAATCAGGGGCCGGAGCTGGGATGGAGCCTCGCCGGCGGGCAAGAGGCGGGGGCCTCGGCGGGGGCCTAG